Proteins co-encoded in one Drosophila biarmipes strain raj3 unplaced genomic scaffold, RU_DBia_V1.1 ptg000017l, whole genome shotgun sequence genomic window:
- the LOC127012037 gene encoding uncharacterized protein LOC127012037, whose product MRPRDQRDGSIRLDGGGKQCVKDKRVKQGPWTLDPMWRVLACRVQKGNNGSQRPYINPQGAGSEISQSGSVVEISQSRSVIEKSQSRSVIQHQSSSGDHTVKSGQSVESKESSEAAPWEPTRSKIVTSRRSGLGLLGISELRHRWLRSKEAPHGQVLFCPADEVLAVRLEGLPD is encoded by the coding sequence atgcgtccccgggatcagcgggacggcagcatcaggctggacggcggcgggaagcagtgcgtcaaggacaagagggtcaaacagggaccatggactttggacccgatgtggagagttttggcgtgccgtgtgcaaaagggaaataacggttcccagaggccctatataaacccgcagggcgctggcagcgagatcagtcagtcgggatcagtcgttgagatcagtcagtcaagatcagtcattgagaagagtcagtcaagatcagtcattcagcatcagtcatccagtggagATCATACAGTCAAGAGCgggcagtcagtcgagagcaaggagtcgtcggaggcagcgccgtgggagcctacgaggagcaagatcgtcacgtcgagacgttcgggattgggattactaggaatctccgaactgagacacaggtggctgaggtctaaggaggcgccacacggccaagttctgttctgtcctgccgacgaagtcctggcggtacgcctggagggtctaccagactga